The following are encoded together in the Fusarium keratoplasticum isolate Fu6.1 chromosome 1, whole genome shotgun sequence genome:
- a CDS encoding MFS domain-containing protein, with product MSTTSETTLSQPVVDGAPNPPRLHDESVTSEIGDSSRTASQLRDALGASTSPSEEKPTDVRDLHVYPSGLSLALICLGLGLAVFCLGLDRSILATAIPKITNDFDSLNDVAWYGSSYLLTTCCFQLMFGKLYVEFKTTWIFLLALALFELGSLVCAVAPSSIALIIGRSIAGIGCAGLLSGALIILANSVPLHKRPIYTGLIGAVSGIAQIIAPTLGGVFTDHATWRWCFWINLPLGAVTAAVVVFVKFPIKTQRRHITGVRVFVHAIDLLGTVVFMPCIICLLLALQWGGTTYAWSNWRIIMCLCFFAVLGFTWGCIQYRRGDDGTLPSRLLKQRSVVSGMLFTLGISGSLFIVTYYVPIWFQSVKNTTAEQSGVNFLTATGGMSLAAVLGGIAASRIGYYVPQMILSSIVSSIAAGLIYRYSLNTTTGYWVGTLILFGVGAGLGLQMPLTAVQTVLKGADISLGTSAIVLVQTISGTIFLAVGQNVFQAKLLEELSITAPEVDPRLVVSNGVSGLVVLITETYGAAVAKEVLEAYNAALRRCFMVCVILAPLTILGAVGMEWKNVRQGKHASEDSRQEEVGLAKMPSAT from the exons ATGTCGACAACATCGGAAACGACTTTGAGCCAGCCCGTGGTTGACGGCGCGCCTAATCCACCACGGCTTCACGACGAGAGTGTAACATCTGAGATTGGAGATTCGTCGAGGACTGCAAGCCAGTTGCGAGATGCTCTTGGCGCTTCAACATCCCCTAGCGAAGAAAAGCCAACAGATGTCAGGGATCTCCATGTCTATCCCAGTGGTCTTTCTCTTGCCCTCATTTGTCTCGGTCTGGGTCTCGCAGTATTTTGCCTCGGACTA GACCGGTCTATTCTTGCCACAGCCATTCCCAAAATCACGAACGACTTCGACTCGCTGAATGACGTAGCCTGGTATGGCTCGTCGTACCTGCTGACGACTTGCTGTTTCCAACTTATGTTCGGGAAGCTCTATGTGGAGTTCAAGACAACCTGGATATTCCTTCTTGCACTCGCTTTGTTCGAATTAGGATCCCTTGTGTGCGCTGTTGCACCCAGTTCCATCGCTCTTATAATCGGGAGGTCTATAGCTGGAATTGGTTGTGCGGGCTTACTGTCAGGTGCGCTGATCATTCTCGCGAACAGTGTGCCTTTACATAAGCGTCCGATTTACACTGGACTTATCGGCGCTGTCTCTGGCATTGCACAGATAATTGCGCCGACACTGGGAG GCGTCTTCACTGACCATGCTACGTGGCGTTGGTG TTTCTGGATCAATCTCCCTTTAGGCGCTGTTACAGCagctgttgttgtttttgtgAAATTTCCTATCAAGACCCAGCGAAGGCATATCACCGGGGTTCGCGTCTTCGTCCATGCGATTGATCTTCTAGGAACTGTCGTGTTTATGCCTTGCATTATTTGCCTCTTGCTGGCTCTCCAATGGGGTGGCACAACCTACGCTTGGAGCAACTGGCGAATTATCATGTGTCTTTGTTTCTTCGCTGTTCTGGGCTTCACCTGGGGTTGTATCCAATACCGGCGAGGTGATGACGGTACGCTTCCTTCGCGCCTTCTTAAGCAACGATCTGTCGTCAGTGGGATGCTGTTCACCCTGGGAATAAGCGGTTCCCTTTTTATCGTCACATACTACGTTCCGATATGGTTTCAATCAGTCAAAAACACAACCGCAGAGCAGTCCGGAGTCAACTTCTTAACTGCCACGGGGGGTATGTCTCTGGCTGCCGTACTGGGAGGCATAGCA GCGTCCCGTATTGGCTACTATGTACCACAGATGATCCTGAGCTCTATTGTCTCGTCTATTGCCGCAGGACTCATCTATAGATATTCACTAAACACAACTACTGGATATTG GGTTGGCACTCTCATCCTGTTTGGTGTTGGAGCTGGTTTGGGCCTGCAGATGCCTCTGACGGCTGTCCAGACGGTTCTTAAGGGCGCAGACATCTCTCTAGGCACATCGGCCATCGTTCTTGTGCAGACGATTAGTGGCACGATCTTCCTCGCTGTAGGGCAGAACGTCTTCCAAGCCAAGTTACTGGAGGAGTTGTCCATCACAGCTCCGGAGGTAGATCCTAGGCTTGTTGTTTCAAATGGTGTTTCGGGACTTGTGGTATTGATAACTGAGACCTACGGCGCAGCAGTAGCGAAGGAGGTCCTAGAAGCATACAACGCCGCCCTAAGGAGATGCTTCATGGTATGCGTCATTTTGGCTCCTCTCACCATCCTCGGTGCGGTGGGAATGGAATGGAAGAACGTGAGACAAGGGAAACATGCAAGCGAAGATTCGAGGCAAGAAGAAGTAGGACTTGCGAAAATGCCCTCTGCTACATAG
- a CDS encoding Beta-xylosidase produces MISNTMSLMAVLAILAGVQASTCRLTSRSTTWTAPSKTVAEAASSSTLDVYPDVFETSVTVSTTSSYSDLKDTFLTVSTTGSTTTAEPTSSPGVLPRFENEGPAFNKANIKYNPNNEFIFPSVFDASLYFGEAALAKWYLYYAPHDNPGGISFVYSDNLDGPWIEYQSNPVISRDWPALGNPRPGHVSSADAVWNEEEQKMYMYFHGDNSVTRWATSEDGINFDYGGIAVSNSDAPVTTTESSYARVFRHPDPDSEYTWAMFYMVNEPNNIRKIRLAESFNGEDWTVAHDYVVSEPGANVSGGNLWDWDGQRYVVYHREPGKIYARTIDKTLRDVGTEAVVLFEASERVAAPYFVTENGTTHMFYELGARSSTSIAYATFGGL; encoded by the coding sequence ATGATCTCCAACAccatgagcttgatggcggTCTTGGCAATCCTCGCCGGGGTTCAGGCCAGCACCTGCAGACTCACCTCTCGATCGACTACTTGGACCGCACCCAGCAAGACCGTGGCCGaggccgcctcctcctccacatTGGATGTCTATCCTGATGTGTTTGAGACATCCGTTACCGTCTCGACGACTAGCTCCTACTCCGACCTGAAGGATACTTTCCTTACCGTCTCCACTACCGGTTCCACGACAACTGCGGAGCCCACATCCTCGCCGGGTGTCTTGCCAAGGTTCGAGAATGAAGGACCGGCGTTCAACAAGGCAAATATCAAGTACAATCCTAACAACGAGTTCATCTTCCCCAGCGTCTTCGATGCCAGCCTCTACTTCGGAGAGGCCGCTCTCGCAAAATGGTACTTATACTACGCGCCGCACGACAACCCCGGAGGTATCTCATTCGTATACTCCGATAATCTTGACGGGCCATGGATCGAGTACCAGAGCAACCCAGTCATCTCTAGGGACTGGCCTGCGCTGGGTAACCCGCGGCCTGGGCATGTCTCCAGCGCCGACGCAGTCTGGAACGAGGAAGAGCAAAAGATGTACATGTACTTTCATGGCGACAACAGCGTCACCCGCTGGGCTACATCAGAAGATGGCATCAACTTCGATTACGGCGGTATTGCGGTTAGCAACTCTGACGCGCCTGTTACCACTACTGAGTCAAGTTACGCTCGCGTCTTCCGCCACCCCGACCCCGACTCTGAATATACCTGGGCGATGTTCTACATGGTCAACGAGCCCAACAACATCCGAAAGATTAGGCTCGCCGAGTCCTTTAACGGAGAAGACTGGACGGTCGCTCATGACTATGTTGTCAGCGAGCCCGGCGCTAACGTCTCTGGTGGCAACCTCTGGGACTGGGACGGCCAGCGCTACGTCGTCTATCACAGGGAGCCTGGCAAGATCTACGCCCGAACCATTGATAAAACCCTGCGGGATGTGGGAACCGAGGCTGTCGTGCTCTTTGAGGCCAGCGAGCGTGTTGCTGCTCCTTACTTTGTTACAGAGAATGGCACGACGCACATGTTTTATGAGCTAGGTGCTCGGTCATCGACTAGCATTGCATATGCTACCTTTGGGGGACTTTAA